Part of the Streptomyces europaeiscabiei genome is shown below.
GCGGCCCGGGCGCGAGGGTCCTCGGTGTTCTCCAACAGGGCGAGCAGGGCGGAGAGTTCAGCCTTGGCTTCCTTCGCGGGCGCGTCGTACTCGCGGGCCAGGTCGCGCAGCCGCTTGTCTGCGGCGGCGAGCTCCTCCAGGCCGAGGATGGAGGCGACGGCGTCGTACATCTCGCTGGGCCTGCCGCCGATGACCTGGCCGAGTTCGGAGTACGACAGGAAGGGACGGTAGGTCGCCAGGTCTTCCTGCCAGCCGAGGTCCGGGAGCGGAACGGGGTCGTGGCCGGGCCGGTCGAGTTCGGCGGCGGAGTCGGCGACGTCGTCTCCGTGCCACGTGCGCAGCACAGTGGCGGACTCCGGGTCGCCGTCGATGCGCAACTCCACGGCGATCTGCGGCTCCTGGCCGTGGTGAAGGTTGCGCCAGCTTCTGCGCCAGATGTCACTGCGGCCGCGCCAGCGGGCGTTGTCGCCGGTCAGCGCGATCTCGGTGGCTTCCGCGAAGCTCGACTTGCCGGAGCCGTTGCGGCCGGTGACCAGTGTGAGCCCCGGGCCGGGGGTGAGCGGGAGGCGTGTGGTCCGGCCGATGCCGCGGAATCCGCTGACTGTGACGGACTGCAGATAGGCGCCCGGCATCCGTCCGCGAACCGGTCCGTCGTCCTGGAAGGCGTTGAGCAGGTCGGCCTTGGCGTCCTCGTCGAGATCCGAGGCGGCGAGCCGTTCGGCGATGAGGAGAGCGAGGGTGCCGGGGGCCGTCGGCTGCCCGGCGGACTGCTGTGCGGGGGACGGGTCCGGAGCGGAATCGGCGGATTCGGGCATGGCGTGAACTCCCGTGGAAGCGACGGCTGCGGAGCCAGCGGTCGGACAGACGTACGGAGGCAGCGCAGCGTGATGGTCACGGGCCGCACAGAAGCGTCGGCGTGACGTGTGGGGCGTGAGCTGGGGATGACCCTAGCCCAGACACCCACAAGAATGGAAGTCATTGGAATTGTTTGGAAATCACTGGGATCGGCAAGCAGGGGACCGCGAAGCCTCTCGCCCCGCGCCTACAGGCGCCACTCCTCAGCGAGCACGCCGACCAGTTCGTCCTGCCTCGCCCTCAGCAGCCCGGGGCTCCACTCGGCATGCTGAAGCACCTGGCTCGTCAGCGCGAAGGGGACCACTCCCCCGCGGCCGGTGAAGTACTTGGCCTTCTTCTCGGCGAAGTCGTAGTTCTGGGCGGCCGAGTTCTTCGCACGGTTCAGCAGGACCAGGTTGCCCAGGCGATGCGTCCACCGTGCGCGCTGCTCCTCGTCGAACAAGGCGGTCCACCGCGATCCGGAACCCGGGTTCTGCGGCAGAACATGCTCGACGGTGATGAGCCCATGGTTGTAGGTCACCCCCTGCCCACGCGCCAGCAACTCATCGAGCCGAAGGAGCACGTACTTGCGGATCTTGCCGACGAGATAGAGATCGCCGTCGAGCCTGGCGCGGGTGTCCGCCTTCTCGTCGTCCGTCAGCTCGAGTGCGGGGGAATCGAGACCCTGTCCTTCATCGAGTTGCCGGAGCAGTTCGGCATAGCGTCTGACCCGAGGGGTGGTGTACTCGCGGCGGATGAACAGACTTGCCGACAGCCGCTCCAGCGCCCGCATGAACGCGTCGAGCCAGGCCGGATCGTGCTCGTGGTAGCGCAGCGCCCAGAGAGCGGCGGGCCGCCAGTCGTTGTTGTCGACTTGCTGGAGCCTCCGGAACCAGGCGTTGACCGCGTCCGCGCCCGATGCGGACTCGTAACGCGCCTCCCGGATCCTGGCGTACGCGTCGGCGTACGGCCGGACGACATCGTGGACGAAGACCTCGGCCTTGCCGGGAAGGTAGTGGCTGAGCACCTGCTCCGGGAATTCCTTGAGCAGCTCCTGTTCAGCGCGCTTCTTGGCGAAGATCATCCGCAGGTGGAGGAAGAGCTCGGCGAAGTCGTCGCGCCCGAGCATCTCCTCGGCGTCCTCCCAGACGGTGGCGCACTCGTCGGACGCCTCCGGTCCGAGATCACCGATTATGCGTGACTTGAAGATGTCGGTCGGGGACAGGTCCAGCCCCCGGGAGTTCATGACACTGAAGATCCGATGTGCGCTGTCGAGGTCGGGGGTACTGACGACGACCAGAAACGTCCGCTCGGCGAGCATCTGAGACAGCTTCAGCCGGTCCTCCTCAGGCGATGCCGAGAGGCTGCGGTGCAGGACTGTCGCGTTGCGGAGGATGGCCTTCTGCGCATCGGTGCGCAGGGCGTCCTCCTTGAGCGTCAGCAGAGTGCCTACCGCGTCTTTCGTCTGCACGTACTTCCCGAAGAAGTCCGCGTCGCGACTCCGCAGGGTAAGCCGCGGTCTCGGCGCGAGACCACGGATCTTGGCGCCCGGCTCCATCACCAGCCTGTCGAGGTCGCTGCGCAGTTCCGGATCCTCGGTGAGATCACGCAGGACCGACAGGAGGATGGTCAGGGTCGTGAGGCGCTGCTGGCCGTCGATGACGTCCGCCCTCGGAGCCCCTCCGTTCTTGACGAGCACGACAGATCCAAGGAAGTACGGTTCGTCCGTCCCTCGGTCCAGGGCTTCCTGCAGGTCTGTCAGCAGTTGAACCGCCTGCTCCTCCTGCCACGCGTAGGGGCGCTGGTAGTCGGGGATCTGAAAGTCGTAGTCACTGCTGAACACCTTGTGCAGGGGCATCTCATGCGCCTCAAGCTTTTGCATGCCCCCGATGATGGCGGAAAGGCCGAGCTTCCCGGCACCCGGTCGGCTCAGCTTCCTTCGATCCGGCAGCGGCCTCGTCGGTGCGGGGACCGCCCCACGCCCGAACGAGGTGTCTACCGCACAGTC
Proteins encoded:
- a CDS encoding DUF262 domain-containing protein; this translates as MQKLEAHEMPLHKVFSSDYDFQIPDYQRPYAWQEEQAVQLLTDLQEALDRGTDEPYFLGSVVLVKNGGAPRADVIDGQQRLTTLTILLSVLRDLTEDPELRSDLDRLVMEPGAKIRGLAPRPRLTLRSRDADFFGKYVQTKDAVGTLLTLKEDALRTDAQKAILRNATVLHRSLSASPEEDRLKLSQMLAERTFLVVVSTPDLDSAHRIFSVMNSRGLDLSPTDIFKSRIIGDLGPEASDECATVWEDAEEMLGRDDFAELFLHLRMIFAKKRAEQELLKEFPEQVLSHYLPGKAEVFVHDVVRPYADAYARIREARYESASGADAVNAWFRRLQQVDNNDWRPAALWALRYHEHDPAWLDAFMRALERLSASLFIRREYTTPRVRRYAELLRQLDEGQGLDSPALELTDDEKADTRARLDGDLYLVGKIRKYVLLRLDELLARGQGVTYNHGLITVEHVLPQNPGSGSRWTALFDEEQRARWTHRLGNLVLLNRAKNSAAQNYDFAEKKAKYFTGRGGVVPFALTSQVLQHAEWSPGLLRARQDELVGVLAEEWRL